In Pyrus communis chromosome 1, drPyrComm1.1, whole genome shotgun sequence, the following are encoded in one genomic region:
- the LOC137733360 gene encoding uncharacterized protein, which yields MASSSGTSAGGSNCKKWRREIGLLLTLNEFDIALDTPKPVLTDQSTRAEKADAERWHELAIDYLKAIEKKFKESQKAEISQYMAMLTTYKIEGTSSIRDHTMRITDVAEKLNSLDVNIGEIQLVFMILQALPSRYTQLKVSYNTQDNN from the exons ATGGCTTCTAGTTCAGGGACTTCTGCAG GGGGAAGCAACTGCAAGAAGTGGAGACGAGAGATTGGACTCTTGTTGACACTTAATGAATTTGACATAGCACTTGACACTCCCAAGCCAGTTTTGACTGATCAAAGCACTAGGGCTGAGAAAGCTGATGCAGAGAGATGG CATGAATTGGCTATTGACTATTTGAAAGCAATTGAGAAGAAGTTCAAAGAGTCTCAAAAGGCAGAAATCAGTCAATACATGGCAATGCTTACCACATACAAAATTGAAGGCACTAGTTCCATCAGAGACCACACCATGAGAATAACTGATGTAGCTGAGAAGTTGAATTCTCTAGATGTCAACATTGGTGAGATACAACTGGTATTTATGATCCTTCAAGCTCTTCCAAGCAGATACACTCAGTTAAAGGTGTCTTATAATACTCAAGACAATAACTGA